The Mobula hypostoma chromosome 9, sMobHyp1.1, whole genome shotgun sequence genomic sequence ccagctggtccaaatccctctgaaagctctgatagtcttcctcgctgtcaatgacaccccaattttggtgtcatctgcaaatttgctgatcaagttAACTGCatcatcattcagatcattgatatagatgacaaactacACTggacccagaactgatccctgcgaCGCTGCACTAGTTAcacacctccagtcagagaagcaaccatttTCAACCtctgtctggcttctcccacaaagccaatgtctaatccaatttactacctcaccttgaatgccaaaCAACTGTACCTTCTTGACAAACCtcacatgtgggaccttgtcaaaggccttgttgaagtccatgtagacaacctacactgccttgacttcatcacctttcctggtaacttcctcaaaacactctacaagattggtcagacacgatctaccatgcacaaagccatgctgactatccataatcggtccatgtctatccaaatactaacatatctggtcccttagaataccttccaataactgatgtcaggctctccagcctaaaatttcctggtttatttttagagcctttcttaaacagcaggacaacattggctatcctccaatcctctggtacctcacctattgctaagaatgatttaaatatctctgctagggtcctgcaatttctgcacttgcttcccacagggtccaaggggacACCTTGCGGATTTGTCCAccccaatttgcctcaagacagtaaacacctcctcctctgaaaTCTGTATAGAgtctatgaagttgatgctgctgtgcctcagttctgtagactctctgtccctatcctgagtaaatacagatgcaagaaatGCACTTAACATCTCCCATGTcgcttttggctccacacatagattaccattctggttttctccctcctctcccctcaccttttaaatctactcctcatcttttttcctccagtcctgctgaagggtttcggcccaaaacattgacggtACTCTTTTtcacacatgctgcctggcccgctgagttcctccagtattttgtgcgtgttgcttggatttccagcatctgcagattttctcttgtgataCCATCAACATTGTCTTTTCCCCAATTTAGAaactcaacccaaggaccagacctatctttgtccatatttactttgaaactaatgacatgaTGATCACTGGATTCAAAGTGTTCTGCTACATGAACTTATgtaacctgccctgtctcattccctattaGCAGATgaagtatcgcacactctctcattgggacttctatgtagtgattaaggaaactttcctgaacagatttgacaaactctatcccatctagtccttttacagtatgggagtcccagtcaatatgaggaAAGTAAAAGTCACTttttataacaaccttatgtttcttgcagcagtctgcgatctctctacaaatttgtttcgctaaatcccatggactgttgggtggtctgtagtatagccccattaacgtggtcattatctttcttatttctcagttcccaATCTAACGCTGCACCCATAACATCTCACTAGATGAGATCTCCAATCTGTCCTTGTTCAGCACTGTTGTGACATTTTTTTGATACCCATCCTCTGTTagtccctcccactctgtcacttgtaaaaCAATGAATGCCAGAACAtagagctgccagtcctgtccctttTGCAacaaagtctcactaatggctacaatatcacacTTCCATGTgtatgccctgagctcatctgcctttcctacgatactcctgtcattgaaatatacgcagctcagaacattagtcacaccatgctcaactttttgattcctgattttgtctgaggtcttaagaagatctgtctccacaacctctccactatctgttttgGCCTTCTGGTTcccaattctagtttaaacatcctccccaccccaTGCAGCATCAGCAAACCTTCTGGCTAGTGgcgggtgttgtgtgtgtgtgtgtgtgtgtgtgtgtatgttaagctgtataatcttcctatttctggtctcACTCACGCGTAGCATGGGTAGCAACACTGAGATCATAACCCTTGAGGTCCTCCCCTTTAACGTaaacctaactccctgaactcactttgcagtaacttgtcactcttcctacctatgtcgttagtACCTACATGGACTACGACCTCTAGtcgttcaccctcccacttaagaatcctGAGGACTTGAACCGAGATGTCCCAAACCCTGGGAGGCGACgaaccatccaggaatcttgttctcatccacagaacttcctttctgttcccctaactaatgaagccCCTAGGACCACAGCTTgcatcttctctcccccccccccacccacctttcattcaagtcacagagccagacccactgcagagacctgaccactgtaacTTTCCTCCGCTAGGTCATCCCCCCAACAATACCCAAAGTGGTGTAACTGTTGCTGAGAGGGATGGccgcaggggtactctgcactggctgtgtaacctctttccccttcctgattgtcacccagcttcctgtgtTCTGgtccttgggtgtaactacctctcaatATGTccttatctatcaccccctcagacTCCCAAATGAAccaaagttcatccagttccagttccgaCTCCATCATGTGGATATACCACAGCATATCCAAATGCTTCATAAATGCTGCAATTTTACCCACCTCGACCACTTCCCTTGGCAGCTCATTTTACATAGTCACTATCCTTTGTGCAAAAAAAAggtgcatctcaactcaaattcAGAAGACATCATCTTTTACGTCCAAATGACATGCAATCTGGTCTTGTGATTGTTGCATCCCACTAATAAATGGAAGGAGACCTACTGCACGAAATGGTCAATGTGTACACCTTCACTTGTATTCTTTACCCAATTAAGAGAGAAATTTCAGTTTTTTAAACATGTCTTCTGGGTAGCTTTTCAGTATTTTATTAAATTAGATGAGGGAGAGTAAGAACAAAGTGTCCAAAGTTCCATGCAGTTTGACTGTTTGAAGAATCAATTTATCTATGCCTACTTATCATTCATGCATATTCTTTTGTCTTGCAATGTCATATTGGGTCAATTCTATATCGCTCTGAACCACAGCAGTAGTTGTCAGACATTCAAATTGATCAAGGTACCTCTCTGAATTTTCACACTGGAATGTGCATTAGATAGTCCCCTGACACAGGGTTCCAATAGAAACCAATAATAATGTTAACATCAAAGTCATGGTAAATATTATTTATTCAAGTACATGTAGCGAATATTATTGTTTGTCTCAATCTTACACTAAACATATTGAGATGAATGTTTGCTATGTTACTCAGTTACAGTGAAGGTTTTTATTTATCCAGCTTTGTACGGAGAATACATCTTCATTAATCCAGCTTTCCTGATAGCATGAAAAAAACAAATATTAGTTCTACATTGTGTCTGGTGGTTATTGTTTTCAGTACCTTTTGAGATAAGTAAGTAAGTTTTAAGAGCTCTTGAAAGCACCAAGGTATCTTGAGCGGGGTTACTCTGAGTTAACAAAAGACTCATCTTGGCTGCTCATGACTGCAATATTCCACCCTATTACTGAATACATATACTAAAATAAACAATTACCATATAAAAGCATGGATTTTGCTGATGTTGGCCTACCTTCTATCCAGTGTTACCCCACACCCAGCCTAACCAATCTAGATACAAATAACATTCTGATAGAAGTGCCTCTCAGTTCACCTTGGGCATTCCTATCTTTTAAAGTTGCCAAAGTTTTTTAGTGTTGATCAATGTCTCTTacttttaaatatttataaattaAAGGACATCTAAAAcattaaagaaaaacaaataattagAAAGGAGATAGTTCCTTCCTTTCTTTGCCACAGCCTTTAATCGCCATTGAAGGCACTTAGGTTACCATTTAAGCATTGGGATGAACCAGTATAATTTCTAGTAATGTCAGCAAATGACGATCTGCTGCTAAGCTCCATGGGTAAACAAGTGATAGACCACACTGTTAAATATGTCACTAACAGTGAGTACATTTGACAATACTGTACAAGCAAGGACATTCTGAACATTTGCATTTACTCATAAATTCCAGGCTAACAATTCTAGCTTTACTTTTACTATTTTACGGCCATTAGTACAGCTAGCAAACTGCTACACCCAAACTCCAGTGGGCTGTGTTCAGACCTAATCTTCAATGCTCTCTATGTGGACCTccgaatcagaatctgaatcaagtttaatatcaacagcatatgttgtgaaatgtgtaactttgcagcagcagtacatgataacagagagaaaaacaaaactgtgaattacaataagtttctatttattaaataattaaataagtaatgaaaaaaaaagaaatttaaagaagtactgaggtggtgttcatgagttcaatgtccattcagaaattgaattagatgacagaggggaagaagctgttcctgaattgtggagcgtgtgccttcagacttctgtacctcctttctgatggcagcaatgagaagaggacatgtccagggtgatggacgccacctttctgaaacactgctcctTTAAACTAACTTGGATACTGGCTTGTACCCATGGTGAAGCTGGCtaattttaccactctctgtagcttattttgatcctgtgaagTAGCAGCACCCGCCCTCCCGCCACCAAAGCAGCAGCCAGTTCCAATGCTCAGtatatctgtggaaatttgcgagtgtctttggtgacataccaaatctttctCTCTCGGATTGTGTGATTTTCCTCCAAGGAGTCTGATATTCGTAAACATCCCAAACTCATTTCAGTAAGTaaattaattggctactgtaaaatGCACCTCATGTGTAGTTAACTAGTAGAATCAGGGGGAAATGGACAGGGAGAATACAATGGGAATAAGATAATATTACTGCCCTTAATCCTCAGTTATTGGCATGGACCTGTTCGGCAAaaggacctgtttttgtgctatatgactctatgactctgaaaaagtataatttttttctaaatgtGTAAAGTGTTAACACTATCAATAAATTAACAGTTTTACATTTTCATAACAAAAGATTGCCATTTGGACTTCCGTTTCTATTAAAATGCAAAGCACAATACTTTTCTTAACTGAAATATCAAGCATCCAGTTTATAAGATACTAAGTTCTGGCAAATTGCTAAAAATAAGGCAACATGTTAGCTTAGCTGCTCCCATATTCTTTTTGGTTTTCACAGGGAAAACAAACAACGAAAATTATGGACAATTTCTCCCTCAAAAATAAATGAAGAGTGAAACAAATCATAGAATCTCTCAAAATTCTCATTGTGtgtattttaaaatcattttggTATTTTATGAAATCAGCAAATGTCACTGGCAAGATCAGTTGCTCATCCCTAGACGCCATGAAGGTAAAGGTGGTAAGCTTCTACTTAAATTACTTAGACTGTATAACTAACGTACTCCTATCGCATCGTAAGGAAGAAGGTTCCAGGATTTTTGACAGCATCTAAGGAAGAGAACTCGGAAATAATGGTGCTCCCATAGCTTTTGTGACATGTGTCCTTTTACATGATGGAAGGTGTGCTCAAAGAAGCCTTAAATCTTTATCACACAAGGTCTATAGGAACAGATCGCCAGGGACTTAACAATTTGTTTGAAtcattttttttctaaaatacCTATATGATATATTATTACACATATTGAATTacataagcaaaaaaaaacaattaagagAAAAAATCTGCAAGCCCAAGTATATTTAACATTAGCATGTTTCCCAGATTGAAAATTCAGATCTAGATTCAAAAATATCTGAACTCTGAGCAGGTGTCACAGATTGAAAGACAGTGAATGTTTTTCTACTGTTTTAAAAAGATGTAGGCGAAAAgtgggtaactataggccagttattaTAACGTCTGTAATTAGGGACAATGctgaagctatcattaaggaagaaatagcaagacATCTGGATAGAAAAGATTCCATTGGGTAGACATAGCAAGGATTCATGAAGAGCAGGTCCTGTTTGAGTTCTTTGAGATTTTAGAGGGAACTGATAGATGTTGTATACATGGATTTCCAGAAGgaattcaataaggtgccacatgaaaAGCATTCATggaggatgcatggagttgggtgCAATCtatcagcatggatagaggaaagaggattggttaaccaatagaaggtagACAGTTGGGATAAAtgagtgtttctctggttggcagtcagttgTGAGCACTGTTTTCTTTAAGCCGCAGATGCACGCTGCataataactgaaatgctcccacgcacatagcctttgttgccacgcagctgtAATTTTCTCTTATAAGCCCATaatatagaggagcagaattgggccatttggcccaacgagcctgctctgccacttcctctcaacactaatctcctgtcttctccctgtatcccttcatgacccgaccaatcaagaatctaatatAATCTTCTTATATAACGTTAACATTTAAAGTGCTGTGcacttttcaggccatgtaaaaatttcctgctcagagctaTGGTTGGTTCATGTGTAAAAATAATTAGAGGAAATGTTAGTCATGAGCAgagtgctgcaggggtcagtgctgggctcaCAACATATGCAATATACATTAAAGGTTTGGGAGACGGTACTGAGTGTAGTATATCTAACTTTGCTAAAggcactaaactgagtggaaaagcaagttGTGCAGCTgacgtggagagtctgcagagatatatagatagattaagtgagtaGGTAAGGGGCTCCTGttgtgcagaaagacttggaagtgcttgttcatgaactgcaaaaggttggtttataggtgcaacaggttatcaagagAACAAATGGAGTTAGCTTTCATTGTgagaggaattgaatttaagagctgagaggttacGCTGCAACTGTACtgtgtactggtgaggctgcacctagaGTACCGCGTGCAGTTCGTGTCTCCTTTTGAGGACAGATATACAatctttggaggtggtgcagtggaggttcaccagattgattctggagatgagtgagttagcctatgaggagagattgagtcacctgggaccatactcactagaattcagaaaaatgaaagggatcttatagaaacatattaagttataaaagggatagataaaatagaggtaggaaagttgtttccactgcaaGACAGACTAGATCTAATGAATATTATCTCAAGATTCGGGAAAATAAATTTAAGATGAAAATGAGGAGACACTGCTTTTCatagagagtaatgaatctgtgcaGTTCTCTGCCCAAGGAAGGAGTAGGGACTATTTCATTACATATATTAAAGACACAATTAGATGGATTAGGAGGGAATAGCAGGGAATAATGatttatgaggaaaaggcaggtaggtggagctcagtccattgaatagtggagcaagcttgatgggctaaatgacctactcctgttccgatttcttatgttcttaagataTCAGCCACACTGCTGTAGAGAAGAAAGGTCAAATATGGTTCCCAGCATAGTCTGTTTACCGATGGATCCAAAGGAGATATTTGATGCCTAAAGGGCTCAAGATAGGAGATtggcagaaaaaaaatctaatttatgACATTTATTTAATTTCCTTTGCAGGCACAACCAGTTTCTTCCtttgacccccatcacccaggacatgccttcttctcattgctaccttcaggaagagggtacaggagcctgaaggcacacactcaatgactcaagaacagcttcttcccctttaccatccagtttttgaatggacattgaaccgatgaacactacctcactacttcttgcAGTATTTATCTAATCTATAataaatatttactgtaattgacagtttcattattatgtattacattatactgctgccacaaaaacaacaaatttccagtAATATTCTGAATTTGATAAATTAAGTCTCCATATCTTTATTTCCCTATTTATAAAACCatttttaaagattaactttctAGTTCCTTTTGCATTTTTAGACTGAATTTTACATAATCTCATCACCTTTTCATTGTTCTCTTTTCAACACCATAAGTAATGTAAGACTTCAAAAGTATATTTATCCATCTACACATATCTTTTTCTAATTGTTGAAGCGAAAGAACCGACAGTACCAAGAAACTGACAGATTTAAGAGACACAATGTGATTTCCCATATAACAGATACTACCATTGGACAAAGCAGCAAAATATTCTGTATttctattctgtatttcatttctgCATCACAGATAATAATGGCAACATCTTCAACTTCTCACAGATAATTTAGAAGTTACTTGTGCGATCCTAAGAGCAAGACTTCTGTACTTACGCCTCGGATTTGAATACTGCCAGGTGGATTTTATTGTCATAAGCACCTGATGGCACCTTTGCAAAATCCTTTACTCCAAGGGTTTTCAAAGCTGAAATGATTCCAAACAGAGTAAGCGCTGAGCTTCAAAGTTTCACAACAGTGCAAATCATAGAGAATGGGACATGAAATCCATACCTTCTGTGTACTGCTTCAGAGTTATATACCCTTGTTTTGTAGGATCCAAAATCCCAAATACAGCATCCAAATTTGATTCATCGAACAAGCAAGGGTAATTTGTTTGAGTGTTTTTGGCAGCCTTCAATTGCTCTACTAAAAACTCCAGAGGCTTAGCTGCAAATATAAAACCATATTTAACTAAACAATAAGAACTGCAGTTCAATCAACTATGTTACTGATGTTCCTCAAATTAActaaattaaacaaaaataaataaaataaggttTTATAAGAACCAGGTCACAAATTTAATGGGAGGGAATCATATTTTATAACACAATCCTAACTAATTTCTATTGGTCAGCCACACTTCTGCCTTTTTATTCAATCATCAAGAGGCATCACACCAGTCAAACCTTATGTGAGGTTAATCCTCATTTGGTGAGGTTGGTACATTTTATTTTAAAGGTGTAAAGGATTTGTTTTATTAATCTTTAGAGAGCATTTTCCATACTCTTCTATAAGAGGTTGCAGATTCTCCTCCAGTGTTTAAAGGGCTCTACTTATTTGTAGCTGCTGATTTTGAACATctactgtggaatgcattgctggaTCTACGATGTTCTTGTCCACCTCCAGTACTGGATGTAGCCTGTTGGAatgattggttcaggagcctgcttGTCTTCCATGTTAGTCACAAACAAATGGTTTTCACCAGAACATTGTGTTCTGTCATGGACAGAACACCGGCAACAACTATAAATGGTCCTGGCGTAGGGTTTCGACTCGAAATGTCAACGGTACCCtttgcggaaagatgaactagaaaaactcatactctctggaaagattgaggggagaaaacctagaggaagacctcggcttatgtacatcaaaagcatagccaggtggctacacatcgaggaaatggaagtcatccaaaaaactaAGGATAGATCCATATGggaaaccatggtcaccaaagtctgcatcggatatggtacctagacagacagacagactcttctccatagatgctacctggcctgctgagttcctccagcattttgtgtgtgttgctcggatttccagcatctgcagattttcttgtttataAAACTTGCTGATGTTTTTGTTTCTAAAATAGGAGACCTCTGCTTGGTTTTGACTCAATATAAGTTAACCAAgtaaaaaaaagtatttttaaTCTTCTACAATTCTGACTACTCTAGGAGTGCTGTGCCACACATAACCTGAAAGGAGTTGTGGCGAGGAGCTGGCACTCTGTGCTGGGCTTCATTAGGTTCAGTACGCTCCACAAAGTGAATTGTCCCTTCTTCAGTATGCCTTTCTGCATGGGAAAGGCACACTAGGATTCACAGGGAATCTATAACATTCAGTGATTGTGATGCTATCAAGTTGACGGAGCAGCTAATCAGACAGAAGACAACTTGCAGATGACAAGTAGGAAAGTAAAAAAGCACTTATTTCACCTAAATGTTCAATTACCCTTGAGAAGGCAAGATCAAGTTTGACATGTTTTAATCTCAAACTTTATCTCACCACTGGCAAAATTCCAGCAGAATGTTATTCTATTGTTCAAGAGAgtagcaaggacaagccaggaatataggccagtgagcctgacttcaACCGTAGGAAGGTTATTGgg encodes the following:
- the si:dkey-42p14.3 gene encoding EF-hand calcium-binding domain-containing protein 10, with translation MASSREQEALEYLAEHQILELIDSLTSMLLYHRPAKPLEFLVEQLKAAKNTQTNYPCLFDESNLDAVFGILDPTKQGYITLKQYTEALKTLGVKDFAKVPSGAYDNKIHLAVFKSEAKAGLMKMYSPYKAG